In a genomic window of Streptomyces sp. NBC_01231:
- a CDS encoding sensor histidine kinase — MTKPDGGGPRPRGTWWREAAIMATAFALCLLGGVVKDDGSTLSPPSAVAYVIAVVSCSVLPLRHRAPLAAMAVTTASGVLAPFLGLLLSPLIASPAVITSYSYSLTARTERRAVSAVALISVALLVASTPLFGALSWKDASRVGAVAAFPLVAGVLGHSVRNRRAYLAAVEERALRAEQSRDSEARRRVAEERVRIARELHDLVAHQITLANAQATVAAHLFDTRPEQTRKSLTELVETTSDALDELRATVGLLRQSGDAAAPAEPAPGLSRLPTLLESFRRAGLEVSVHQEGTARPLPPGVDLTAYRIVQEALTNVTKHAGTSNAQVRLTWNRDRVTLTVADDGGGARTVPAASTEPHASTVPDRPPGYGLIGMRERATAVGGQLSAGRRPEGGFLVSTELPLPPAKDTTRGTDGATTIEGRMADPVPGDGRKDDGEARDTP, encoded by the coding sequence ATGACGAAACCGGATGGCGGTGGCCCGCGACCACGCGGCACGTGGTGGCGGGAGGCAGCGATCATGGCGACGGCGTTCGCGCTCTGTCTGCTCGGCGGCGTGGTGAAGGACGACGGCAGCACACTGTCACCGCCGTCCGCCGTCGCCTATGTCATCGCCGTGGTGTCCTGTTCCGTGCTGCCGTTACGGCACCGGGCGCCCCTGGCCGCCATGGCGGTCACGACCGCGAGCGGCGTGCTGGCGCCGTTCCTGGGACTGCTGTTGAGCCCGCTCATCGCGTCTCCCGCCGTGATCACCTCCTACTCCTATTCGCTCACCGCGCGCACCGAACGGCGCGCGGTGAGCGCGGTGGCGCTCATCTCCGTGGCGCTGCTGGTCGCCTCGACCCCCTTGTTCGGAGCCCTGTCCTGGAAGGACGCGAGCAGGGTGGGAGCGGTGGCGGCGTTCCCGCTGGTGGCCGGCGTACTCGGTCACTCGGTGCGGAACCGACGGGCCTACCTGGCGGCAGTGGAGGAGCGGGCCCTGCGGGCCGAGCAGAGCCGGGACAGCGAGGCGCGCCGGAGAGTGGCCGAGGAACGGGTGCGTATCGCCCGCGAACTGCACGACCTCGTGGCCCATCAGATCACCCTGGCCAACGCGCAGGCCACGGTCGCTGCCCACCTCTTCGACACCCGCCCGGAGCAGACCCGCAAGAGCCTCACAGAGCTCGTCGAGACCACCAGCGACGCGCTCGACGAACTGCGGGCCACCGTCGGTCTGTTGCGACAGTCCGGGGACGCGGCCGCGCCCGCCGAACCGGCGCCCGGGCTGTCCCGGCTTCCCACGCTCCTCGAGTCCTTCCGCCGCGCGGGACTGGAGGTGTCGGTGCACCAGGAGGGCACGGCCAGGCCGCTGCCGCCGGGAGTGGACCTCACCGCCTACCGCATCGTCCAGGAGGCTCTGACCAACGTGACCAAACACGCCGGCACCAGTAACGCTCAGGTGCGCCTCACCTGGAACCGCGATCGCGTGACCCTCACCGTCGCCGATGACGGAGGGGGCGCCCGTACGGTGCCGGCCGCGTCCACGGAACCGCATGCGTCGACGGTGCCGGACCGTCCGCCCGGTTACGGTCTGATCGGCATGCGGGAACGTGCCACCGCGGTCGGCGGACAACTCTCCGCGGGCAGGCGCCCGGAAGGCGGCTTCCTCGTCTCCACCGAGCTGCCCCTCCCGCCCGCCAAGGACACGACGCGGGGAACTGACGGAGCGACAACCATCGAGGGACGAATGGCCGACCCCGTGCCAGGCGACGGACGAAAGGACGACGGAGAGGCCAGGGACACACCGTGA
- the infA gene encoding translation initiation factor IF-1 → MTRNKNVIEVEGKVVECLRSAMFTVELENGHHVLAHISGKIRKNYIKIMLEDRVLVELPPYDLTRGRIVFRYRN, encoded by the coding sequence ATGACGAGGAACAAGAACGTCATCGAAGTCGAGGGCAAGGTCGTCGAGTGCCTGCGCAGCGCCATGTTCACCGTGGAGCTCGAGAACGGCCACCACGTGCTCGCGCACATCAGCGGGAAGATCCGCAAGAACTACATCAAGATCATGCTGGAGGACCGGGTGCTGGTCGAGCTTCCGCCGTACGACCTGACGCGCGGCCGGATCGTGTTCCGGTACCGGAACTAG
- a CDS encoding helix-turn-helix transcriptional regulator has protein sequence MPIAVDIDVMLAKRKMSVGELADRVGITPANLAVLKNGRAKAVRFATLAALCEVLKCQPGDLLRWEAEDLRADDVPRASA, from the coding sequence ATGCCGATCGCCGTCGACATCGACGTGATGCTGGCCAAGCGGAAGATGTCCGTGGGCGAACTCGCGGACCGCGTAGGGATCACCCCCGCCAACCTGGCGGTACTCAAGAACGGCCGCGCCAAGGCGGTGCGCTTCGCCACGCTCGCCGCTCTCTGCGAGGTACTCAAGTGCCAGCCGGGCGACCTGCTGCGCTGGGAGGCCGAGGACTTGCGGGCGGATGACGTGCCCAGGGCGAGCGCGTGA
- a CDS encoding GNAT family N-acetyltransferase, protein MTPTLRTERLLLEPYTPEDEEGFVALFQDTRVSQWMGDGPASEAADRALFGRIFTKVHAQGLFDVWAVRRDGLLVGHAEIKPCDAIGGHEIIYALAPTAWGSGLGTELARAIVTYGFDTLGLTKVYATVAAANEASLTLLGRIGFEHVRDITEDDGSTTRVLARRLAANDSWL, encoded by the coding sequence GTGACCCCGACCCTGCGCACCGAGCGGCTACTTCTGGAGCCGTACACCCCCGAGGACGAAGAAGGCTTCGTCGCTCTGTTCCAGGACACCAGGGTGTCGCAGTGGATGGGTGACGGCCCTGCTTCCGAAGCAGCGGACCGAGCCCTGTTCGGGCGTATCTTCACGAAGGTCCATGCCCAGGGCCTGTTCGATGTCTGGGCCGTTCGTCGCGACGGACTCCTGGTCGGGCACGCCGAGATCAAGCCGTGCGACGCCATCGGAGGCCACGAGATCATCTACGCTCTGGCGCCGACGGCATGGGGGTCCGGCCTGGGAACCGAGCTGGCAAGGGCCATCGTCACCTACGGCTTCGACACCCTCGGATTGACCAAGGTGTATGCCACCGTAGCCGCGGCGAACGAGGCCTCACTGACTCTGCTGGGCAGAATCGGTTTCGAGCATGTTCGGGACATCACGGAGGATGACGGCAGCACCACCCGTGTGTTGGCCCGCCGTCTGGCTGCGAACGACTCGTGGCTGTGA
- a CDS encoding TauD/TfdA family dioxygenase, translating into MATTVTLQPISGPSAWRGDELSKSTEWIYVLSDAERAELEDLGRRFVADDPDLRTVTAADYPFDACRALNDECAQQMDTGRGFVLVRGLRTEEYGNTMAGAIFFIMGLHLGQPIGQNQRGDLLDHVIATSNKTMSDEGALPSRVRDRLPFHSDSSDVVALMCLRGAKEGGASSLVSGTTIYNEMLRRRPDLAARLFDTYHWDWRRQDPDSPELTYTSPIISHADGVFSAYAGNSMIFSAQEYPGVPPLTPDQSAAITLFDEISQERGLPIDMDFQPGDVQWLLNYAALHSRTSYTDHPEPERRRHLLRLWLKRDVDRPLAPQFGKHVVVMGEPAAPLVTGGRFRIADAVTVNDDWGV; encoded by the coding sequence GTGGCCACCACTGTCACCCTTCAGCCGATCTCCGGGCCGTCCGCCTGGCGCGGCGACGAGCTGTCGAAGTCCACCGAATGGATCTACGTGCTCAGCGACGCCGAGCGCGCCGAGTTGGAAGATCTGGGACGGCGCTTCGTCGCCGACGACCCCGACCTGCGCACGGTCACCGCCGCCGACTACCCCTTCGACGCCTGTCGCGCCCTCAACGACGAGTGCGCCCAGCAGATGGACACCGGCCGGGGCTTCGTCCTGGTGCGTGGCCTGCGCACCGAGGAGTACGGCAACACGATGGCCGGGGCCATCTTCTTCATCATGGGCCTGCACCTCGGCCAGCCGATCGGGCAGAACCAGAGGGGCGACCTGCTGGACCACGTGATCGCCACGTCGAACAAGACGATGTCCGACGAGGGCGCGCTGCCCTCTCGTGTGCGGGACCGGCTGCCGTTCCACTCGGACAGCTCCGATGTCGTCGCCCTCATGTGCCTGCGCGGCGCCAAGGAAGGCGGAGCCTCCAGCCTGGTCAGCGGCACCACGATCTACAACGAGATGCTGCGCCGCCGGCCGGACCTCGCTGCGCGGCTCTTCGACACCTACCACTGGGACTGGCGGCGTCAGGACCCCGACTCCCCGGAACTCACGTACACCTCGCCGATCATCAGCCACGCCGACGGTGTCTTCAGCGCCTATGCGGGCAACTCGATGATCTTCAGTGCCCAGGAGTACCCCGGTGTTCCCCCGCTGACGCCCGACCAGTCCGCGGCCATCACCCTCTTCGACGAGATCTCGCAGGAGCGAGGCCTGCCGATCGACATGGATTTCCAGCCGGGGGACGTGCAATGGCTGCTCAACTACGCCGCGCTGCACTCGCGCACCAGCTACACCGACCACCCGGAACCGGAGCGCCGCCGGCACCTGCTGCGTCTGTGGCTCAAGCGCGACGTCGACCGACCGCTGGCGCCCCAGTTCGGCAAGCACGTCGTCGTGATGGGTGAGCCCGCTGCACCGCTGGTGACCGGCGGGCGGTTCCGCATCGCCGACGCCGTCACCGTCAACGACGACTGGGGAGTGTGA
- a CDS encoding MMPL family transporter, producing the protein MATFLYRVGRWTFRRRRLVGGLWLGALVLAIAAAAMAPAGEEEDLSMPGTESQKAFDLLDERFPQSNSQGAEARLVFQAPDGQRVTARQNKAAVEDALGSLDGSDQVASTTDPYETDAVSEDGTIAYSTVTYTAGAVDLTEPTKSALEDAASEARDAGLTVEIGGSALDAEEELGGTTEIIGVAVAAVVLVLALGSLVAAGLSLLTAIVGVAIAFGLVSALAVPLGLTSTVAILALMLGLAVGIDYALFITSRFRDELAQGSEPEEAAGRAVGTAGSAVVFAGATVFIALVGLGVVGIPELTKMGMGGAGAVALAVLVALTLVPALFGFFGRRILSRAVRKATRPGSERPHRVPTAAGRPGLGIRWARFVLRRPVAVLLVAGLGLGAVALPALSLELGLPGDESKSVQTTQRRAYDLLSEGFGPGFNGPLTVVVDTSVSADGNPRTTRDLVVKTVRGVEGVASVGDPVLSRTKDTAVLTAVPQTAPNSGETKDLVHAIRGAVSGVEADTGAVVLVTGTTAMNIDISEAMSDALIPYLTVVIGLAVLLLMVVFRSVLVPVKAALGFLLSVGSAFGVLVAVFQWGWTADLLGIEQTGPVMSLMPILIIGIVFGLAMDYEVFLLTRMREAYVHGASPGEAIVSGFRHSGRVVAAAAIIMISVFAGFIGMSSPTIQTMGVGLASAVAFDAFVVRMAIAPAVLALLGHRAWWLPRILNRVLPNVDIEGKALSRHVPASVAEPDAAVRRLPVGRD; encoded by the coding sequence GTGGCTACATTTCTCTACCGGGTCGGACGGTGGACCTTCCGGCGGCGTCGGCTCGTCGGTGGTCTGTGGCTGGGTGCCCTGGTGCTGGCCATCGCCGCCGCCGCCATGGCGCCGGCCGGGGAGGAAGAAGACCTCTCCATGCCCGGCACCGAGTCGCAGAAGGCGTTCGACCTGCTGGACGAGCGCTTCCCGCAGAGCAACTCCCAGGGTGCCGAGGCCCGCTTGGTGTTCCAGGCCCCGGACGGACAGAGGGTGACGGCCAGGCAGAACAAGGCGGCCGTCGAGGACGCGCTCGGCTCGCTGGACGGGAGCGATCAGGTCGCGTCGACCACCGACCCCTATGAGACCGACGCCGTCAGCGAGGACGGCACCATCGCCTACTCCACGGTCACCTACACCGCGGGCGCCGTCGACCTGACCGAGCCGACGAAGAGCGCCCTCGAGGACGCCGCGAGCGAGGCCCGGGACGCGGGACTGACCGTCGAGATCGGCGGCTCGGCCCTGGACGCGGAAGAGGAACTGGGCGGTACGACGGAGATCATCGGCGTGGCGGTGGCGGCGGTGGTGCTGGTCCTCGCCCTCGGGTCGCTGGTCGCGGCCGGATTGTCGCTGCTGACCGCCATCGTGGGCGTGGCCATCGCCTTCGGCCTCGTCTCCGCGCTGGCCGTTCCGCTGGGACTCACGTCCACCGTCGCCATCCTGGCGCTGATGCTGGGCCTTGCGGTCGGCATCGACTACGCACTCTTCATCACCTCCCGCTTCCGTGACGAACTCGCCCAAGGCAGTGAGCCGGAGGAGGCCGCCGGCCGGGCGGTGGGCACGGCCGGATCCGCCGTCGTCTTCGCCGGCGCGACCGTCTTCATCGCCCTGGTCGGGCTGGGGGTCGTCGGAATCCCCGAACTCACCAAGATGGGCATGGGCGGCGCGGGCGCCGTGGCCCTTGCCGTACTCGTCGCACTGACCCTGGTCCCCGCGCTGTTCGGCTTCTTCGGCCGACGGATACTGTCCCGCGCCGTCCGCAAGGCCACTCGGCCGGGAAGCGAGCGCCCCCACCGGGTGCCCACCGCGGCCGGCCGGCCGGGGCTCGGCATCCGCTGGGCGCGGTTCGTGCTGCGCCGGCCGGTGGCCGTGCTGTTGGTCGCCGGACTCGGTCTCGGGGCCGTCGCACTACCTGCGCTGAGCCTCGAACTCGGGCTGCCAGGAGACGAGTCCAAGTCGGTTCAGACCACCCAGCGCCGTGCCTACGACCTGCTGTCAGAAGGCTTCGGCCCCGGCTTCAACGGCCCGTTGACCGTGGTCGTGGACACGTCTGTGTCTGCGGACGGGAACCCCCGGACCACCAGGGACCTGGTCGTCAAGACCGTACGGGGAGTGGAAGGGGTCGCGTCGGTCGGTGATCCGGTTCTCAGCCGGACCAAGGACACGGCCGTCCTCACCGCCGTCCCTCAGACCGCGCCGAACAGCGGCGAGACCAAGGATCTGGTGCACGCGATCCGGGGAGCGGTCTCCGGTGTCGAGGCCGACACGGGCGCCGTCGTCCTGGTGACCGGCACCACCGCGATGAACATCGACATCTCCGAAGCCATGTCCGACGCCCTCATCCCCTATCTGACCGTGGTCATCGGCCTGGCGGTGCTCCTGCTGATGGTGGTCTTCCGCTCGGTCCTGGTCCCGGTCAAGGCCGCGCTCGGGTTCCTGCTGTCGGTGGGTTCCGCCTTCGGCGTCCTCGTCGCCGTCTTTCAATGGGGATGGACGGCGGACCTGCTCGGCATCGAGCAGACCGGACCGGTCATGTCGCTGATGCCGATTCTCATCATCGGCATAGTGTTCGGCCTCGCCATGGATTACGAGGTCTTCCTCCTCACCCGGATGCGGGAGGCCTACGTCCATGGCGCGTCCCCCGGCGAGGCAATCGTCAGCGGGTTCCGGCACAGTGGACGTGTGGTGGCCGCGGCGGCGATCATCATGATCAGCGTGTTCGCCGGATTCATCGGGATGAGCAGTCCGACCATCCAGACGATGGGCGTCGGCCTCGCCTCCGCGGTCGCCTTCGACGCCTTCGTGGTCCGGATGGCGATCGCACCCGCGGTCCTCGCACTGCTCGGCCACCGGGCCTGGTGGCTGCCTCGTATCCTGAACCGCGTGCTGCCGAATGTGGATATCGAGGGTAAGGCATTGAGCAGGCATGTCCCGGCCTCCGTGGCCGAGCCGGACGCAGCGGTGCGGCGGCTCCCCGTCGGCCGGGACTGA
- a CDS encoding response regulator transcription factor, translating to MTLRVLLADDQALLRGAFRLLLDSADDITVVGEAGDGREAVRLTRELRPDVVVMDIRMPEVDGLTATSEICADPELRGSRILILTTYETDEYVAQALRAGAGGFIGKGIGAEDLLDAVRTIADGDTLLSPAATRSLVARFLATPEDAPPHHADQLAVLTPREREMVALVATGLSNQEIAERLFLSPFTVRAHVQRAMTKLEARDRAQLVVIAYRTGLAHAAPDGGTDRLS from the coding sequence GTGACGCTCAGAGTGCTGCTCGCCGACGATCAGGCCCTGCTGCGCGGAGCCTTCCGGCTGCTTCTCGACAGCGCCGACGACATCACCGTGGTCGGTGAGGCCGGCGACGGCAGGGAGGCGGTGAGACTCACCCGGGAGCTGCGGCCGGACGTCGTGGTCATGGACATCCGGATGCCCGAGGTGGACGGTCTCACCGCCACGTCGGAGATCTGCGCGGACCCGGAACTGCGTGGCAGTCGCATCCTGATCCTCACCACGTACGAGACGGACGAGTACGTCGCTCAGGCGCTGCGCGCGGGGGCCGGCGGCTTCATCGGCAAGGGCATCGGGGCCGAGGACCTGCTGGACGCCGTGCGTACGATCGCCGACGGCGACACTCTTCTGTCCCCTGCCGCGACCCGCTCCTTAGTCGCCCGTTTCCTGGCCACACCGGAAGACGCCCCGCCGCACCACGCCGATCAGCTCGCCGTCCTCACTCCGCGCGAACGCGAGATGGTGGCTCTGGTCGCGACCGGACTGTCCAACCAGGAGATCGCCGAGCGGCTGTTCCTCAGCCCCTTCACCGTCCGCGCCCACGTGCAGCGCGCCATGACGAAGCTGGAGGCCCGCGACCGGGCGCAACTCGTCGTCATCGCCTACCGGACGGGCCTGGCCCACGCCGCCCCCGACGGCGGCACCGACCGCCTCTCGTAG
- a CDS encoding DUF2975 domain-containing protein, which produces MGKLTVRALRAVLVVVLVGTVFVQAGMVWALVSGSDPEDGSLPLTALRVITILGMVSVQVALVCVWRLVTMVRRGTVFSHAAFRYVDGVIGAIVAAALVWFAVTAVNAPGQREDPGVTVIMGGVGVAILGVALIVLVLRMLLAQAVTRDGEAAQMQAELDEVI; this is translated from the coding sequence ATGGGAAAGCTGACAGTGCGTGCGCTGCGCGCCGTGCTCGTGGTGGTGCTCGTCGGCACCGTGTTCGTACAGGCGGGAATGGTGTGGGCGTTGGTCAGCGGGAGCGACCCGGAGGACGGGTCGCTCCCGCTGACCGCGCTGCGCGTGATCACGATCCTGGGCATGGTGTCGGTCCAGGTCGCCCTGGTCTGCGTATGGCGGCTGGTGACGATGGTGCGACGCGGAACCGTGTTCTCCCACGCCGCCTTCCGGTACGTGGACGGCGTGATCGGCGCGATCGTGGCGGCTGCCCTCGTGTGGTTCGCGGTCACGGCCGTCAATGCGCCGGGCCAGCGGGAGGACCCGGGCGTCACCGTCATCATGGGCGGGGTTGGCGTGGCCATCCTGGGGGTCGCCCTCATCGTGCTCGTGCTCCGGATGCTGCTCGCCCAGGCCGTCACGCGCGACGGCGAAGCGGCACAGATGCAGGCCGAGTTGGACGAGGTGATCTGA
- a CDS encoding GNAT family N-acetyltransferase, with amino-acid sequence MNAKPFTSGLSENAVVITRVADRQWHALDDDLVVGRGHAAHRPDGRLFVSIDAWHDATFDLLAEAMLAELPAPLYSVVDEADVELTAGWGRAGFTIGRREWEYAVPTDPRVTGLEAVLPPSGVTIVPAGRADESLLRAVDRAIRDEVEATVGWQSMPAEVIPRPEGDTIVDPSKYAVAAARDHYLGLIRVVTVIRPRIGLVAVRAGEQRRGIARALLAHALGTLHRSGFAEASTEVHESNQAASALFEGIGARPMSSNLELVR; translated from the coding sequence ATGAACGCGAAGCCTTTCACATCAGGCCTGAGCGAGAACGCGGTGGTGATCACGCGTGTCGCGGACAGGCAATGGCATGCACTGGATGACGACCTGGTGGTCGGCCGCGGGCATGCGGCGCATCGGCCCGACGGACGCTTGTTCGTCAGCATCGACGCCTGGCACGACGCCACCTTCGACCTGCTGGCCGAGGCGATGCTGGCGGAACTGCCGGCGCCGCTCTACTCGGTGGTCGACGAAGCCGACGTCGAGCTGACGGCCGGCTGGGGGCGGGCCGGTTTCACGATTGGGCGCCGCGAGTGGGAGTACGCCGTGCCGACCGACCCGCGGGTCACAGGGCTCGAAGCAGTCCTGCCCCCGTCGGGCGTGACGATCGTGCCCGCCGGTCGGGCGGACGAGAGTCTGCTGCGGGCGGTGGACCGTGCGATCCGCGACGAGGTCGAGGCGACCGTCGGGTGGCAGTCGATGCCCGCGGAGGTGATTCCCCGCCCCGAAGGCGACACCATCGTCGACCCGTCGAAGTACGCGGTGGCCGCGGCACGGGACCACTACCTGGGTCTGATCCGGGTGGTGACGGTGATCCGGCCGCGCATCGGGCTGGTCGCGGTCCGGGCCGGCGAGCAGCGCCGAGGCATCGCGCGGGCGCTGCTGGCCCACGCGCTGGGGACGCTGCACCGCTCCGGGTTCGCCGAGGCCTCGACCGAAGTCCACGAGTCCAATCAAGCAGCCTCGGCGCTGTTCGAGGGCATCGGCGCCCGGCCGATGAGCAGCAACCTGGAGCTGGTGCGATGA
- a CDS encoding GNAT family N-acetyltransferase has protein sequence MQLRNVTPDDVDAYVRMRCDPAMMADLGGPLPLEGMKDKVRRDALEAAADDAWIKMIVPDPDTPDVVAGSVTIWSHDTGDGPMSEIGWMVLPQFQGRGLGKFAARTLLEQARDEGRWGDVHAFPATSNGSSNGICRSLGFRFIAERNVTFADRVLRSNHWAITPGTDLRRR, from the coding sequence GTGCAGTTGCGCAACGTCACACCGGACGACGTCGACGCCTATGTCCGGATGCGGTGTGATCCCGCCATGATGGCCGACCTCGGCGGACCACTGCCGCTTGAAGGCATGAAAGACAAAGTGCGCCGAGACGCCCTGGAAGCAGCGGCCGACGACGCCTGGATCAAGATGATCGTCCCTGATCCGGACACACCCGACGTGGTGGCCGGGTCGGTAACCATCTGGTCCCATGACACCGGCGACGGGCCCATGTCCGAGATCGGTTGGATGGTCCTGCCGCAATTCCAGGGACGCGGCCTTGGCAAGTTCGCGGCCCGCACCCTGCTCGAGCAGGCTCGGGACGAGGGCCGCTGGGGAGACGTGCACGCGTTCCCGGCGACGAGCAACGGGTCCTCGAACGGCATCTGCCGATCTCTCGGTTTCCGCTTCATCGCCGAGCGCAACGTGACGTTCGCGGACCGAGTTCTGCGAAGCAACCACTGGGCCATCACTCCCGGCACTGACCTGCGCAGAAGGTGA
- a CDS encoding carotenoid oxygenase family protein, protein MASHTRRTILKGATAAAAGGVVGSGLGPGFFTAAAQASPLAGTGGTSGATPFLSGAFAPVTEELTAFDLKVTGRIPHDLDGRYLRTGPNALGLEDVRAHHWMLGDGMVHGVRLRGGRAEWYRNRWVRSSQVTAKLGETYPGQAPPDDFACNTHVIPYKGRILAMQEGGPLPYELDGELNTVRPHDFRSTLKGAFTAHTKYDAAADELHAIAYYPTWDHVRHIMVDRTGRVVRATRIPVADAPMMHDFALTEKYVVIADVPITFDGAAAEAGAVVPYVWNDKHPMRIGLLPRAGGTTRWFEIDPVYYSHTLNAYDQGDTVVVEYTAFPAPFYAAGRGMGGPSATGAPTLDRWVIDLRAGRVRSSRLDDRPQEFPRINESLVSRRHRYAYTASAAEMWRAYETVDGVPPDEKFTNHLVKHDMLRGSRQLHRFPEGAAVSEPVFVPRRGARDEDDGYVLSYVNDPDRGKTDLFILAAQDFGGHPLARIHLPGRVPLGFHGSWVADAQ, encoded by the coding sequence ATGGCCAGTCATACACGGCGGACAATCCTCAAGGGCGCCACGGCCGCGGCGGCGGGCGGCGTGGTCGGGAGCGGCCTCGGGCCCGGCTTCTTCACGGCTGCGGCACAAGCGAGCCCGTTGGCCGGGACGGGCGGTACAAGCGGGGCGACCCCGTTCCTGTCAGGGGCCTTCGCGCCGGTCACCGAGGAGTTGACCGCCTTCGACCTCAAGGTGACCGGCCGCATCCCGCATGACCTGGACGGCCGTTACCTGCGCACCGGCCCGAACGCACTGGGCCTTGAGGATGTCCGCGCCCACCACTGGATGCTCGGTGACGGAATGGTGCACGGCGTCCGCCTGCGCGGCGGACGCGCGGAGTGGTACCGCAACCGCTGGGTGCGGTCCTCACAGGTGACGGCGAAGCTGGGAGAGACCTACCCGGGCCAGGCACCCCCGGACGACTTCGCTTGCAACACGCACGTGATCCCGTACAAGGGCCGCATCCTGGCGATGCAGGAAGGCGGGCCGCTGCCGTACGAGCTGGACGGCGAGCTCAACACCGTCCGCCCGCACGACTTCCGCTCCACGCTCAAGGGCGCGTTCACCGCGCACACCAAGTACGACGCCGCGGCCGACGAGCTGCACGCGATCGCGTACTACCCCACGTGGGACCATGTGCGGCACATCATGGTCGACCGGACAGGCCGGGTGGTGCGGGCCACTCGGATCCCCGTCGCGGATGCGCCGATGATGCACGACTTCGCGCTCACCGAGAAGTACGTGGTGATCGCGGACGTACCGATCACCTTCGACGGTGCCGCCGCGGAGGCGGGCGCGGTGGTGCCGTACGTGTGGAACGACAAACACCCCATGCGCATCGGGCTGTTGCCGCGCGCCGGCGGCACAACGCGCTGGTTCGAGATCGACCCGGTCTACTACTCGCACACCCTCAACGCCTACGACCAGGGCGACACAGTCGTGGTGGAGTACACCGCGTTCCCCGCTCCGTTCTACGCCGCCGGGCGCGGCATGGGAGGCCCCTCCGCGACCGGTGCCCCGACGCTCGACCGTTGGGTGATCGACCTGCGCGCGGGCCGGGTCCGCAGCAGCCGGCTGGACGACCGTCCGCAGGAGTTCCCCCGCATCAACGAATCTCTGGTCTCGCGCCGACACCGCTACGCCTACACCGCGAGCGCGGCCGAGATGTGGCGCGCGTACGAAACCGTCGACGGGGTGCCGCCGGACGAGAAGTTCACCAACCACCTGGTGAAGCACGACATGCTGCGGGGCAGCAGGCAGCTCCATCGCTTCCCCGAGGGCGCGGCGGTCAGCGAGCCGGTGTTCGTTCCGCGGCGCGGCGCGCGGGACGAGGACGACGGCTACGTCCTGTCGTACGTGAACGACCCCGACCGCGGCAAGACCGACCTGTTCATCCTCGCCGCCCAGGACTTCGGCGGCCACCCGCTGGCCCGCATTCACCTGCCCGGCCGCGTGCCACTCGGGTTCCACGGCAGCTGGGTCGCGGACGCCCAGTGA